A region from the Mustela erminea isolate mMusErm1 chromosome 10, mMusErm1.Pri, whole genome shotgun sequence genome encodes:
- the EXTL2 gene encoding exostosin-like 2 isoform X1, whose translation MRCCHICKLPGRVMGIRVLRFSLVIILVLLLVAGALTSLLPNIKEDKMLTLRREIKSQGRSAPDSFTLIMQTYNRTDLLLRLLNHYQAVPYLHKVIVVWNNVGEKGPDELWNSLGPHPVPVIFKLQTTNRMRNRLQVFPELETTAVLMVDDDTLISAQDLVFAFSVWQQFPDQIVGFVPRKHVSTSSGVYSYGGFELQTPGFGNGDQYSMVLIGASFFNSKYLDLFQRQPAAVHALIDEIQNCDDIAMNFIIAKNTGKTSGVFVKPVNMGNLEKESNGGYPGMWHRAEHFLQRSYCINKLVSIYDSMPLKYSNIMISQFGFPYANHKSKI comes from the exons GTGTTGCCACATCTGCAAACTTCCCGGGCGAGTGATGGGCATTCGCGTGCTTCGCTTCTCTTTGGTCATCATCCTCGTGCTGCTGCTTGTAGCCGGGGCTTTGACCAGTTTACTTCCAAATATCAAGGAAGACAAGATGCTCACGTTGCGCAGGGAAATAAAATCCCAGGGCAGGTCTGCCCCGGATTCCTTTACTCTAATAATGCAGACATACAACAGAACAGATCTCTTGCTGAGACTCTTAAATCACTATCAGGCTGTGCCGTATCTGCATAAAGTGATCGTGGTGTGGAACAACGTTGGGGAGAAGGGACCAGATGAGTTATGGAACTCTCTAGGGCCTCACCCTGTCCCTGTGATCTTCAAACTGCAGACAACAAACAGGATGAGAAATCGACTCCAAGTCTTTCCTGAACTGGAAACCACTG CGGTGTTAATGGTAGACGATGACACGCTAATTAGTGCCCAAGACCTTGTCTTTGCTTTCTCAGTTTGGCAG CAATTTCCTGATCAAATTGTAGGATTTGTTCCTAGAAAGCATGTCTCTACATCATCAGGTGTCTACAGTTATGGAGGGTTTGAACTGCAAACACCAGGGTTTGGAAATGGCGACCAGTACTCTATGGTGCTGATTGGAGCCTCCTTCTTCAATAGCAAATACCTTGACCTGTTTCAGAGGCAACCGGCTGCTGTCCATGCCTTGATAGATGAAATCCAGAACTGTGATGATATTGCCATGAATTTTATCATTGCCAAGAACACCGGGAAGACTTCAGGGGTATTTGTGAAACCTGTAAACATGGGCAATTTAGAAAAAGAGTCTAACGGTGGCTATCCTGGAATGTGGCATCGAGCTGAGCACTTTCTGCAGCGGTCTTACTGTATAAATAAGCTTGTTAGTATCTACGACAGCATGCCCTTAAAATACTCCAACATCATGATTTCTCAGTTTGGTTTTCCCTATGCCAAccacaaaagtaaaatatga
- the EXTL2 gene encoding exostosin-like 2 isoform X2, which yields MGIRVLRFSLVIILVLLLVAGALTSLLPNIKEDKMLTLRREIKSQGRSAPDSFTLIMQTYNRTDLLLRLLNHYQAVPYLHKVIVVWNNVGEKGPDELWNSLGPHPVPVIFKLQTTNRMRNRLQVFPELETTAVLMVDDDTLISAQDLVFAFSVWQQFPDQIVGFVPRKHVSTSSGVYSYGGFELQTPGFGNGDQYSMVLIGASFFNSKYLDLFQRQPAAVHALIDEIQNCDDIAMNFIIAKNTGKTSGVFVKPVNMGNLEKESNGGYPGMWHRAEHFLQRSYCINKLVSIYDSMPLKYSNIMISQFGFPYANHKSKI from the exons ATGGGCATTCGCGTGCTTCGCTTCTCTTTGGTCATCATCCTCGTGCTGCTGCTTGTAGCCGGGGCTTTGACCAGTTTACTTCCAAATATCAAGGAAGACAAGATGCTCACGTTGCGCAGGGAAATAAAATCCCAGGGCAGGTCTGCCCCGGATTCCTTTACTCTAATAATGCAGACATACAACAGAACAGATCTCTTGCTGAGACTCTTAAATCACTATCAGGCTGTGCCGTATCTGCATAAAGTGATCGTGGTGTGGAACAACGTTGGGGAGAAGGGACCAGATGAGTTATGGAACTCTCTAGGGCCTCACCCTGTCCCTGTGATCTTCAAACTGCAGACAACAAACAGGATGAGAAATCGACTCCAAGTCTTTCCTGAACTGGAAACCACTG CGGTGTTAATGGTAGACGATGACACGCTAATTAGTGCCCAAGACCTTGTCTTTGCTTTCTCAGTTTGGCAG CAATTTCCTGATCAAATTGTAGGATTTGTTCCTAGAAAGCATGTCTCTACATCATCAGGTGTCTACAGTTATGGAGGGTTTGAACTGCAAACACCAGGGTTTGGAAATGGCGACCAGTACTCTATGGTGCTGATTGGAGCCTCCTTCTTCAATAGCAAATACCTTGACCTGTTTCAGAGGCAACCGGCTGCTGTCCATGCCTTGATAGATGAAATCCAGAACTGTGATGATATTGCCATGAATTTTATCATTGCCAAGAACACCGGGAAGACTTCAGGGGTATTTGTGAAACCTGTAAACATGGGCAATTTAGAAAAAGAGTCTAACGGTGGCTATCCTGGAATGTGGCATCGAGCTGAGCACTTTCTGCAGCGGTCTTACTGTATAAATAAGCTTGTTAGTATCTACGACAGCATGCCCTTAAAATACTCCAACATCATGATTTCTCAGTTTGGTTTTCCCTATGCCAAccacaaaagtaaaatatga